The following are from one region of the Carassius auratus strain Wakin chromosome 43, ASM336829v1, whole genome shotgun sequence genome:
- the gins2 gene encoding DNA replication complex GINS protein PSF2, with protein sequence MDPAEVEFLAEKEMVKIIPNFSLDKIYLIGGDLGPFNPGLPVEVPVWLALNLKQRQKCRIVPPEWMDTDKLEDIREQERKLDTFTPIPSLYYMELTKLLLNHAADNIPKADEIRTLVKDIWDTRVAKLRLSADSFISQQEAHAQLDNLTLMEINTTRSFLLDSLNYMYKLRSNLQPGRSQDY encoded by the exons ATGGATCCAGCGGAGGTAGAGTTTCTCGCAGAGAAAGAGATGGTAAAAATTATCCCGAATTTCAGTCTCGACAAAATCTATTTGATTGGG GGAGATCTGGGTCCGTTTAACCCGGGTCTGCCAGTGGAAGTCCCCGTGTGGTTGGCCCTCAATCTTAAACAGAGACAGAAATGCAGGATAGTTCCTCCAGAGTGGATGGACACTG acAAACTAGAGGATATCCGTGAACAGGAGAGAAAACTAGACACTTTTACTCCTATTCCGAGTCTGTACTACATGGAGCTAACCAAATTATTACTCAACCA tgcTGCAGATAACATCCCCAAAGCCGATGAGATTCGAACCctagtgaaggacatctgggacaCGCGTGTGGCCAAGCTAAGACTTTCTGCGGATAGTTTCATCAGCCAGCAGGAGGCTCACGCGCAG CTGGATAATCTCACGCTAATGGAGATCAACACCACACGCTCATTTCTGCTGGACTCTCTGAACTACATGTATAAACTGCGCTCAAACCTGCAGCCGGGCAGAAGTCAGGACTACTGA